In Tachysurus vachellii isolate PV-2020 chromosome 24, HZAU_Pvac_v1, whole genome shotgun sequence, the sequence ATCTGGGGAGCTCAGACTTATACTTTACACACAGAGATGTGCTTCGCAGCTTAACCCCAAAAAGACCTCTCTTGCCCTTAGATTCCTCAGCTTTCTCACTTTTGAGATATTCTGTATTCTGTAAGCATCCTTCTGACTTTTCAGGATTGTCTACTACTCCTGTCTTGGAGACATTTTGATCTATTACTTCCTTCCACAAAGTGCTTCGTTTATCTGGAGCTGAGGGAATATTTCTGCAATCCTCAGTGAATTTTGTGCTTTCCACTTTTTCCATTTGTACTACCAAGTTCTGGTTGTAGGCTTGGCCCTTCTGTGAGTTACCAGAGCTTTCGTCATCCTGCTTAGCCACGTTCTCATCACTGGTCTTGGAGCGATGTTTTGCAGATGCGATGTTAAAACGGAATGAACTTGGCCTTAGTGGTTTATCATGTTCTCTTGGTGATTCAGCCAGGCCTGAAGATAATGCAGTTTCTTTTTCAACCTCAACAGGTTTCAAACCAGATAGTTTAGGAGGACCATTATTTAGGTTTAATAAGATTGGCTTTTTGGTGCGTGGTGCAGGAACAGGATAGAGCCTAGTTATGGTTTCTGCTGGTTTAAATACATCCAAATTTACAGCTGATTTTGATGACTCCATTCGATCTATGCTGCTTGCTGCTAAGCTGccatcagttctttcttttctaacaTTATAATCACTTGCTATATCCAATGAACAAATGGACAGGGGTATTAAAGAAGCCTGATGCTCTTCATTAACATTAATCTTATTTGTGCATTCACTATCATTTAAAGGTTCCTTTGCCAGAAGTTCTCTGGTGTGGTTTGAAGCATGCGGGACTGTAATCTCATCAGAGGACACTGATGAAGTGGTGTTGGGTTTGTCCTCGTGTTGAATCGGTTTTGTAGTTTTGTTTAATAGACTCCACGGGCTTGCAGTCAACAGTGTCGCTTTCTCTGCTTCTTCCTGTAAGTGTGTACTTGCAGGAAGTGATACAGGTTCTTCAGCTTGGGTTGAATCTTCAGAGGTGTAGGAGTAATGTTGCATGATCTGTGTACATGTGACACTCTGCTGTGTCTCTTCCTTCTCTGAAAGTGAATCATCCAGGCTGTTCATGCTGCTGGACCGTGGACGATACAGATTCTGGGAAGGAGGATAGGATAAAGACATTAGCAAAGTAAAGGCggtttaaaaaatatgtaaagcTGACTGATTTGTGAAAAAGCTTAACCTGTGTCTTAGAGCTATTCTTAAATCAGTATTCAAAATCAAAATCCTTACAGGTGGTTTCTTTCCTTTGGTGCTAGCTCGCTGATTCCTGGGCTTGATGGACATGCGATGACGGGCGGCTGAATTGTCTAAGATGGGAACGTACTGGGCGGGGCTTGTGAAATCCACACCAGTACATGGTGATTCTTTTAAGGATAGATGGGGTACTGGAGAAAGTGGTCTTGATGAGGGCTGTGAAAAACCACCCTGATGTGcaaaagaaatgatttaatgaaGGACAAGGAAACACTCCCAACTTCACCACTCCCAACTTACCTGCTCTTcctcttcacttcctgttcctgCTAAACTTAACAAGCTGACATGGCTTTTAGCTTCAGGATACTG encodes:
- the cracdlb gene encoding uncharacterized protein cracdlb isoform X1, which produces MESTPGDVSGNTEDATGRKKSRFKFLKVRLFGRLKKKETEGRMKQSQSTGDVTAQEGRRGEDDSEDDCHYPEGTLSSRALSHDSIFLADPVQSSQPTRVLSQENVHSKIKALQLKLQQQNMRLAPPLLIPGKRMEDSGTTSEDDGLPRSPPEMSFQEVAMQRGASKYPEAKSHVSLLSLAGTGSEEEEQGGFSQPSSRPLSPVPHLSLKESPCTGVDFTSPAQYVPILDNSAARHRMSIKPRNQRASTKGKKPPNLYRPRSSSMNSLDDSLSEKEETQQSVTCTQIMQHYSYTSEDSTQAEEPVSLPASTHLQEEAEKATLLTASPWSLLNKTTKPIQHEDKPNTTSSVSSDEITVPHASNHTRELLAKEPLNDSECTNKINVNEEHQASLIPLSICSLDIASDYNVRKERTDGSLAASSIDRMESSKSAVNLDVFKPAETITRLYPVPAPRTKKPILLNLNNGPPKLSGLKPVEVEKETALSSGLAESPREHDKPLRPSSFRFNIASAKHRSKTSDENVAKQDDESSGNSQKGQAYNQNLVVQMEKVESTKFTEDCRNIPSAPDKRSTLWKEVIDQNVSKTGVVDNPEKSEGCLQNTEYLKSEKAEESKGKRGLFGVKLRSTSLCVKYKSELPRSETEVKRHSLEGELLLAATEPVSSDLEAVGNDRKANVQTNPVQQSLDSQQEPSFDKGSEAEGRPEPAWRSVTKEKARIHQSFPSKSPTQPASPSNSPSLSTSQSSSTQQLSKPAMKLRPQLPSTSKPQPVTQSSQQIPPKTSPRAMERWTMSSQREDKSSVSQSTQRDDVLDSKGQSKLGAKSNTQTEPDQQSPSDRAEPTWMELAKRKSLAWSDKTLDFMNF
- the cracdlb gene encoding uncharacterized protein cracdlb isoform X2, which codes for MESTPGDVSGNTEDATGRKKSRFKFLKVRLFGRLKKKETEGRMKQSQSTGDVTAQEGRRGEDDSEDDCHYPEGTLSSRALSHDSIFLADPVQSSQPTRVLSQENVHSKIKALQLKLQQQNMRLAPPLLIPGKRMEDSGTTSEDDGLPRSPPEMSFQEYPEAKSHVSLLSLAGTGSEEEEQGGFSQPSSRPLSPVPHLSLKESPCTGVDFTSPAQYVPILDNSAARHRMSIKPRNQRASTKGKKPPNLYRPRSSSMNSLDDSLSEKEETQQSVTCTQIMQHYSYTSEDSTQAEEPVSLPASTHLQEEAEKATLLTASPWSLLNKTTKPIQHEDKPNTTSSVSSDEITVPHASNHTRELLAKEPLNDSECTNKINVNEEHQASLIPLSICSLDIASDYNVRKERTDGSLAASSIDRMESSKSAVNLDVFKPAETITRLYPVPAPRTKKPILLNLNNGPPKLSGLKPVEVEKETALSSGLAESPREHDKPLRPSSFRFNIASAKHRSKTSDENVAKQDDESSGNSQKGQAYNQNLVVQMEKVESTKFTEDCRNIPSAPDKRSTLWKEVIDQNVSKTGVVDNPEKSEGCLQNTEYLKSEKAEESKGKRGLFGVKLRSTSLCVKYKSELPRSETEVKRHSLEGELLLAATEPVSSDLEAVGNDRKANVQTNPVQQSLDSQQEPSFDKGSEAEGRPEPAWRSVTKEKARIHQSFPSKSPTQPASPSNSPSLSTSQSSSTQQLSKPAMKLRPQLPSTSKPQPVTQSSQQIPPKTSPRAMERWTMSSQREDKSSVSQSTQRDDVLDSKGQSKLGAKSNTQTEPDQQSPSDRAEPTWMELAKRKSLAWSDKTLDFMNF
- the cracdlb gene encoding uncharacterized protein cracdlb isoform X3: MESTPGDVSGNTEDATGRKKSRFKFLKVRLFGRLKKKETEGRMKQSQSTGDVTAQEGRRGEDDSEDDCHYPEGTLSSRALSHDSIFLADPVQSSQPTRVLSQENVHSKIKALQLKLQQQNMRLAPPLLIPGKRMEDSGTTSEDDGLPRSPPEMSFQEVAMQRGASKYPEAKSHVSLLSLAGTGSEEEEQGGFSQPSSRPLSPVPHLSLKESPCTGVDFTSPAQYVPILDNSAARHRMSIKPRNQRASTKGKKPPNLYRPRSSSMNSLDDSLSEKEETQQSVTCTQIMQHYSYTSEDSTQAEEPVSLPASTHLQEEAEKATLLTASPWSLLNKTTKPIQHEDKPNTTSSVSSDEITEEHQASLIPLSICSLDIASDYNVRKERTDGSLAASSIDRMESSKSAVNLDVFKPAETITRLYPVPAPRTKKPILLNLNNGPPKLSGLKPVEVEKETALSSGLAESPREHDKPLRPSSFRFNIASAKHRSKTSDENVAKQDDESSGNSQKGQAYNQNLVVQMEKVESTKFTEDCRNIPSAPDKRSTLWKEVIDQNVSKTGVVDNPEKSEGCLQNTEYLKSEKAEESKGKRGLFGVKLRSTSLCVKYKSELPRSETEVKRHSLEGELLLAATEPVSSDLEAVGNDRKANVQTNPVQQSLDSQQEPSFDKGSEAEGRPEPAWRSVTKEKARIHQSFPSKSPTQPASPSNSPSLSTSQSSSTQQLSKPAMKLRPQLPSTSKPQPVTQSSQQIPPKTSPRAMERWTMSSQREDKSSVSQSTQRDDVLDSKGQSKLGAKSNTQTEPDQQSPSDRAEPTWMELAKRKSLAWSDKTLDFMNF